The Anabrus simplex isolate iqAnaSimp1 chromosome 1, ASM4041472v1, whole genome shotgun sequence genome window below encodes:
- the LOC136865805 gene encoding alpha-crystallin A chain yields MSLVPHFPSDAFDDWSLWPQHFYHPWLGYHPYQPWVHEMAVRDDDYVNLDKDKFKVNVDVQHFKPEEITVKVKGNTVTVEGKHEERPDEHGYISRQFERRYTLPDEIDPDGVATKLSSDGVLTIEGPKKPHSSRSSDERIISVARTNKPAVPGFFHGIMDKFKHFILPSHHSSATQEKN; encoded by the exons ATGTCGCTGGTACCACACTTCCCAAGTGATGCCTTTGATGATTGGAGTCTCTGGCCTCAGCATTTTTACCATCCTTGGTTGGGTTATCACCCTTACCAGCCATGGGTTCACGAAATGGCTGTTCGAGATGACGACTATGTTAACCTAGACAAGGACAAGTTCAAG GTAAATGTGGATGTTCAACATTTCAAGCCGGAAGAAATTACTGTTAAGGTGAAGGGAAACACTGTCACTGTCGAAGGTAAACATGAAGAAAGACCAGATGAACATGGTTATATTTCTCGTCAGTTCGAAAGGCGCTATACTCTTCCAGATGAAATCGATCCAGATGGTGTAGCTACAAAACTGTCATCGGATGGAGTTCTCACCATAGAAGGCCCAAAAAAG CCTCATTCCTCACGATCGTCTGACGAGCGTATCATCTCTGTTGCACGTACCAATAAACCAGCTGTGCCAGGCTTCTTCCATGGCATCATGGATAAGTTCAAACACTTCATATTGCCT TCTCATCACTCCTCAGCTACACAGGAGAAAAATTAA